From a region of the Thermus caldilimi genome:
- a CDS encoding aldehyde dehydrogenase family protein, whose protein sequence is MKAFASKYGNVLEFGHLIGGEEVYEGAVLERRNPSDREDLVARFPEGTKETLRKAAQKAQEAFKEWSQTPAPVRGQVLFNLAKILEREKPTLTRLMVREVGKTFKEAGGDVQEAIDTAIFFASEGRRLYGQTVPSEMRNKELFTFRRPLGVVGMITAGNFPIAVPSWKLIPAVLAGNTVVWKPSDDSPTLSYIFVKLFEGAGLPPGVINVVFGGGKDSTGQWLVELMDEGLLNKFAFTGSTKVGRWIGEVAGRNLIRPTLELGGKNPLVVMRDADLDLAVEGAWWSAFATGGQRCTSAGNILVDAPIYEEFKKRFLERTEATVVGNPLLHPEVTYGPFINERLFQRWLEHYTWGQEDGATLLFGKGRITRENPYPRFQSDPEAGLYGWPTVWEARPGMRQFTEEIFGPTINLVKVDGIEEAIEVANATPYGLSSAIYTNHRHWAYLFKVGIRAGMTSINNTTVGAEAHLPFGGVKASGNGARESGIWVIEEYTYWHAVNEEYSGRLQLAQMDTGYVSPKAPTPWAEVLGF, encoded by the coding sequence ATGAAGGCTTTCGCCAGCAAGTATGGCAACGTCCTAGAGTTCGGCCACCTCATCGGCGGAGAGGAGGTTTACGAGGGGGCGGTTCTAGAAAGGCGGAATCCCTCGGACCGTGAGGACCTGGTGGCCCGTTTCCCCGAGGGCACCAAGGAAACCCTGAGGAAGGCTGCCCAAAAGGCGCAGGAGGCCTTCAAAGAGTGGAGCCAGACCCCGGCGCCCGTGCGGGGGCAGGTGCTTTTCAACTTGGCCAAGATCCTTGAACGGGAGAAGCCCACCCTGACCCGGCTCATGGTCAGGGAGGTGGGGAAGACCTTCAAGGAGGCGGGCGGGGACGTCCAGGAGGCCATCGACACCGCCATTTTCTTCGCCTCAGAAGGGCGCAGACTCTACGGCCAAACCGTGCCCAGCGAGATGCGGAACAAGGAGCTCTTCACCTTCCGCAGGCCTTTAGGCGTGGTGGGGATGATCACCGCCGGGAACTTCCCCATCGCCGTCCCCAGCTGGAAGCTGATCCCGGCGGTGCTGGCCGGGAACACGGTGGTCTGGAAGCCCTCCGACGACTCCCCCACCCTTTCCTACATCTTCGTGAAGCTCTTTGAGGGGGCAGGCCTGCCTCCTGGGGTCATCAACGTGGTCTTTGGCGGGGGGAAGGACTCCACGGGCCAGTGGTTGGTGGAGCTCATGGACGAGGGCCTCCTCAACAAGTTCGCCTTCACCGGGAGCACCAAGGTGGGGCGCTGGATCGGGGAGGTGGCGGGACGGAACCTGATCCGGCCCACCCTGGAGCTCGGGGGAAAGAACCCCCTGGTGGTCATGCGGGACGCCGACTTGGACCTGGCGGTGGAGGGGGCCTGGTGGAGCGCCTTCGCCACCGGGGGACAGCGGTGCACCTCGGCGGGGAACATCCTGGTGGATGCCCCCATCTACGAGGAGTTCAAGAAACGCTTCCTGGAAAGGACCGAGGCCACGGTGGTGGGAAACCCTCTTCTCCACCCCGAGGTCACCTACGGCCCCTTTATCAACGAGCGCCTGTTCCAGCGCTGGCTGGAGCATTACACCTGGGGGCAGGAGGATGGGGCTACCTTACTTTTTGGCAAAGGGCGGATCACCCGGGAAAACCCCTACCCCCGCTTCCAGAGCGACCCCGAGGCTGGTCTTTACGGCTGGCCCACGGTCTGGGAGGCCAGGCCCGGCATGCGCCAGTTTACCGAGGAGATCTTCGGCCCCACCATCAACCTGGTTAAGGTGGACGGCATCGAGGAGGCCATAGAGGTGGCCAACGCCACGCCCTACGGCCTATCCAGCGCCATTTACACCAACCACCGTCACTGGGCCTACCTCTTCAAGGTGGGCATCCGGGCGGGGATGACCAGCATCAACAACACCACCGTGGGTGCCGAGGCCCACCTGCCCTTCGGCGGGGTAAAGGCCAGCGGCAACGGGGCTCGGGAATCCGGGATCTGGGTCATAGAGGAGTACACTTACTGGCATGCGGTGAACGAGGAGTACTCGGGCCGCCTCCAGCTGGCCCAGATGGATACGGGCTACGTGAGCCCCAAGGCCCCTACCCCCTGGGCCGAGGTCCTGGGTTTCTAG
- a CDS encoding GNAT family N-acetyltransferase, with protein sequence MAEAHVRELKGPEEMEAVVELQREVWGRAESDLVPRGLLIAVQDEGGLVAGAFVEGRMVGFVFGFPTQDPTLQHSHMLGVLEAYRGTGAALLLKRFQRDWCLARGIRRVVWTFDPLRGPNANFNLRKLGATAKTYLPDHYGPMTGINAGAPSDRLLAEWELLSERVYARIYAPPEEPRVDDLPQANRVEEEKPLEAFLDLEGPRLLFQIPEDWGRILREDPALALAWREHSRLVLGHYFARGYRAVDFTRNPNRYVLAKD encoded by the coding sequence ATGGCAGAGGCACATGTCCGCGAGCTAAAGGGCCCCGAGGAGATGGAGGCCGTGGTGGAGCTCCAGCGGGAGGTCTGGGGCCGCGCGGAAAGCGATCTGGTACCAAGGGGCCTTCTCATTGCGGTTCAGGATGAAGGGGGCCTGGTGGCGGGAGCCTTCGTGGAAGGGCGGATGGTGGGCTTCGTCTTTGGCTTCCCCACCCAAGACCCCACCTTGCAGCACTCCCACATGCTGGGGGTGCTGGAAGCCTACCGGGGCACGGGGGCCGCCCTCCTCCTGAAGCGCTTCCAGCGGGACTGGTGCCTGGCCCGGGGCATCAGGAGGGTGGTCTGGACCTTCGACCCCCTGCGGGGCCCTAACGCCAACTTCAACCTGAGGAAGCTTGGGGCCACCGCCAAAACCTACCTCCCCGACCACTACGGCCCCATGACGGGCATCAACGCCGGGGCCCCCTCGGACCGGCTCCTGGCGGAGTGGGAACTCCTCTCGGAAAGGGTCTACGCCCGCATCTACGCCCCGCCCGAGGAGCCCCGGGTGGACGACCTCCCCCAGGCCAACCGGGTGGAGGAGGAAAAGCCCCTGGAGGCCTTCCTGGACCTCGAGGGCCCCCGCCTCCTCTTCCAGATCCCCGAGGACTGGGGAAGGATCCTGCGGGAAGACCCAGCCCTAGCGCTAGCGTGGCGGGAACACAGCCGCCTGGTCCTGGGCCACTACTTCGCCCGGGGCTACCGGGCCGTGGACTTCACCCGAAACCCCAACCGCTATGTTCTGGCTAAAGACTGA
- the coaD gene encoding pantetheine-phosphate adenylyltransferase, which yields MHVVYPGSFDPLTNGHLDVIQRASRLFDRVTVAVLENPNKRGQYLFTAEERLNIVREATAHLSNVEARTFSGLLVDFVRQVGAQAIVKGLRAVSDYEYELQMAHLNRQLLPGLETLFILAATRYSFVSSTMVKEIARYGGDVSKLVPPATLRALKARFG from the coding sequence ATGCACGTGGTCTATCCCGGAAGCTTTGATCCCTTGACCAATGGCCATCTGGACGTGATCCAGCGGGCAAGCCGCCTCTTTGACCGGGTTACGGTGGCGGTGCTGGAAAACCCCAACAAGCGGGGGCAGTACCTCTTTACCGCCGAGGAGCGCCTCAACATCGTGCGGGAGGCCACCGCCCACCTATCCAACGTGGAGGCCCGCACCTTTTCCGGTCTTCTGGTGGATTTCGTGAGGCAGGTGGGGGCCCAGGCCATCGTCAAGGGCCTGAGGGCGGTTTCCGACTACGAGTACGAGCTCCAGATGGCCCACCTGAACCGCCAGCTTTTGCCGGGCTTGGAAACCCTCTTCATCCTGGCCGCTACCCGGTATTCCTTTGTGTCCAGCACCATGGTCAAGGAGATCGCCCGCTACGGGGGAGATGTGTCCAAGCTGGTGCCCCCGGCCACCCTAAGGGCCCTCAAGGCCAGGTTCGGTTAG
- a CDS encoding EamA family transporter, producing the protein MLLGSLLLLPLALTRPFPSASPLAWLSLLYTAVGGAFLAFTLWGAVLQRHPASQVAPFMNLTPALALVLAALTLGEPPSPWDLPGLLLIALGVYGSQRG; encoded by the coding sequence ATGCTCCTAGGAAGCCTCCTTCTCCTGCCCTTAGCCCTGACCCGACCCTTCCCCTCCGCAAGCCCCCTGGCCTGGCTGAGCCTTTTGTACACCGCCGTAGGGGGAGCCTTCCTCGCCTTTACCCTGTGGGGAGCGGTGCTGCAGCGCCACCCCGCCAGCCAGGTGGCCCCTTTCATGAACCTCACCCCAGCCCTGGCCCTGGTCCTGGCAGCCCTGACCCTGGGGGAACCCCCGAGCCCCTGGGACCTCCCCGGCCTCCTCCTCATCGCCCTGGGGGTCTACGGGTCGCAACGGGGCTAA
- a CDS encoding amidohydrolase family protein has translation MFWLKTELWTAEVVYTGFGTPMLRGAIAVQGKHVVGQGSLEELRARFPQAEVVHKGKALFPPPVNAHTHLDLSLHPLYRGPFSGFIPHVVAHREKRGLEAARQGLEELLRSGAGAFADVVFKDEVMEFLLRESPLPGVAFYEVFAPDPEDAEEVFQQVQAKVRAWRRLEGRVRVGLSPHAPYSVSAPLLRRLAQYARAEGLPLMIHAGESPEEVAFLQRGEGFLTQIHRRFSRTPFEPPGLTPIRHLQALGALGPNTLLVHGVQVDEEEVRMLADSGTKVILCPRSNAHLEVGEAPIHLYARHGVELALGTDSRASSPDLDVKNEALFLWEKVDPRLPIRALTRGGYRALGLPTPRLTRGSPASLVHSL, from the coding sequence ATGTTCTGGCTAAAGACTGAGCTCTGGACCGCCGAGGTGGTCTATACGGGTTTCGGCACCCCCATGCTCCGGGGGGCCATCGCGGTCCAGGGAAAGCACGTGGTGGGCCAGGGAAGCCTGGAGGAGCTTCGGGCGCGCTTCCCCCAGGCGGAAGTGGTCCACAAGGGAAAGGCCCTCTTCCCACCCCCGGTGAACGCCCACACCCACCTGGACCTCTCCCTCCACCCCCTCTATCGGGGCCCCTTTTCCGGCTTCATCCCCCACGTGGTGGCCCACCGGGAAAAGCGGGGGCTGGAAGCAGCAAGGCAAGGCCTGGAGGAACTCCTGCGCTCCGGGGCGGGGGCCTTCGCTGACGTGGTGTTTAAGGACGAGGTCATGGAGTTCCTGCTCCGGGAAAGCCCCCTCCCCGGGGTGGCCTTCTACGAGGTTTTCGCCCCGGATCCCGAGGACGCCGAGGAAGTGTTCCAGCAGGTCCAGGCTAAGGTCAGGGCCTGGCGACGCTTGGAAGGACGGGTGAGGGTGGGGCTTTCCCCCCATGCCCCCTACTCGGTGAGCGCACCCCTGTTGCGGCGGCTCGCCCAGTACGCCAGGGCCGAGGGCCTTCCCCTTATGATCCACGCGGGGGAAAGCCCGGAAGAAGTGGCCTTCCTGCAAAGGGGGGAGGGCTTCTTAACCCAGATCCACAGACGCTTCAGCCGAACCCCCTTTGAACCCCCGGGCCTAACCCCCATCCGTCACCTTCAGGCCCTTGGCGCCTTGGGCCCCAATACCCTTTTGGTCCACGGGGTGCAGGTGGACGAGGAAGAGGTGAGGATGCTGGCGGATTCCGGCACCAAGGTCATCCTCTGCCCCCGGTCCAACGCCCATCTGGAGGTGGGGGAGGCCCCCATCCACCTCTACGCCCGCCACGGGGTGGAACTGGCCCTGGGCACGGACTCCCGGGCCAGCAGCCCAGACCTGGACGTGAAAAACGAGGCCCTTTTCCTCTGGGAGAAGGTGGATCCCCGGCTTCCCATCCGGGCCCTGACCCGGGGAGGGTACCGGGCCCTGGGCCTTCCCACCCCCCGCCTGACCCGGGGAAGCCCCGCCAGTCTGGTACACTCCCTCTGA
- the aroH gene encoding chorismate mutase, with amino-acid sequence MVRGIRGAITVEEDTPEAIHQATRELLLKMLEANGIQSHEELAAIIFTVTEDLCSAFPAEAARQIGMHRVPLLSAREVPVPGSLPRVIRVLALWNTNTPQDQVRHVYLRDAVRLRPDLESAQ; translated from the coding sequence ATGGTCCGGGGCATCAGGGGTGCCATCACCGTGGAGGAGGATACGCCGGAGGCCATCCACCAAGCCACGCGGGAGCTTCTCCTTAAGATGCTGGAGGCCAACGGCATCCAAAGCCATGAGGAGCTGGCGGCCATCATCTTCACGGTTACGGAGGACCTGTGTTCGGCCTTTCCCGCCGAGGCTGCCCGCCAGATTGGCATGCATCGGGTTCCTCTGCTCTCCGCCCGGGAGGTACCGGTGCCAGGAAGCCTGCCCCGGGTCATCCGGGTCCTGGCCCTTTGGAACACCAACACCCCCCAGGACCAGGTGCGCCACGTATACCTTAGAGATGCGGTGCGCCTGAGGCCCGACCTGGAAAGCGCCCAATGA
- a CDS encoding chloride channel protein: MRPLGRGPQLSFPSLWDQEVRHTGPLILYSAFTGALAGLLLAFLNALLRALTEALGLFFGYLAPEPPGEGGLAQAFTGPSLWPLAFLLPLLFALTSFLGTGQGLAAFLLQAREDRPSPASSHLRAVLGGTLQLSLYSPMGREGPFGVLGLWLGRGLDRRFPRLGGGLAFAGLAAGLGASLHAPVAGALLATEILYRSLLLEARALTPALIGALAGFAVYGAFYGYTPLLTFQAQVDMGALPAGALVGLVAAALTTLWVEGSRFLEARIRPLPYPWRHALLGLALALALLLLPEALGSGLGWVAVATTPLLPPLAVLSLLFAKLLLLLLASGIRAYGGPYTPALALGGLLGAFLAHLPGPLALPPETLALAGGVAVLAGVARAPFAATVLAAEWGGYATLPLVLPAVLLAYVLTPAYNPAEGVREEQTTAEESPSETPPQREPPPPDPEAAGGRETPPG, from the coding sequence ATGCGCCCCTTGGGCCGTGGCCCCCAGCTCAGCTTCCCCTCCCTCTGGGACCAGGAGGTCCGGCATACGGGACCCCTCATCCTCTATAGCGCCTTCACCGGAGCCCTGGCCGGGCTCCTCTTGGCCTTCCTGAACGCCTTGCTTAGAGCCTTGACCGAGGCCTTGGGCCTTTTCTTTGGGTACCTGGCCCCCGAGCCCCCCGGGGAAGGAGGCCTGGCCCAAGCCTTCACCGGACCATCCCTCTGGCCCCTTGCCTTCCTCCTGCCCCTCCTCTTCGCCCTCACCAGCTTCCTGGGAACCGGGCAGGGGCTTGCCGCTTTCCTCCTCCAGGCCCGGGAGGATCGGCCGAGCCCTGCCTCTTCCCACCTGCGGGCCGTGCTGGGAGGGACGCTCCAGCTTTCCCTCTACTCCCCCATGGGGCGCGAGGGTCCCTTTGGAGTGCTGGGGCTTTGGCTGGGCCGGGGGCTGGACCGGCGCTTTCCTCGGCTGGGCGGGGGGCTGGCCTTTGCCGGGCTGGCCGCCGGGCTGGGAGCCAGCCTCCACGCCCCCGTGGCCGGAGCCCTTTTGGCCACGGAGATCCTTTACCGGAGCCTCCTCCTCGAGGCCCGGGCCCTCACCCCAGCCTTGATCGGAGCCTTGGCTGGTTTTGCCGTCTACGGAGCCTTCTACGGCTACACTCCCCTTCTAACCTTCCAGGCCCAGGTGGATATGGGTGCCCTCCCCGCCGGCGCCCTGGTAGGGCTGGTGGCCGCTGCCCTGACCACCCTGTGGGTGGAAGGCTCGCGCTTTCTGGAAGCCCGCATCCGCCCTCTTCCCTACCCCTGGCGCCATGCCCTCCTGGGCCTGGCCTTGGCCCTGGCCCTCCTCCTCCTGCCCGAAGCCTTGGGGAGTGGCCTGGGCTGGGTAGCCGTGGCCACCACTCCCCTTCTGCCCCCCCTAGCCGTGCTGTCCCTCCTTTTCGCCAAGCTCCTCCTTCTCCTCCTGGCCAGCGGGATAAGGGCCTACGGAGGCCCCTATACCCCTGCCCTGGCCTTAGGGGGGCTTTTAGGGGCCTTCCTGGCCCACCTGCCGGGTCCTCTGGCCCTTCCCCCCGAAACCCTGGCCTTGGCCGGGGGTGTGGCGGTGTTGGCGGGGGTGGCACGCGCCCCCTTTGCCGCCACCGTTCTGGCGGCGGAGTGGGGCGGGTACGCCACTTTGCCCCTGGTCCTTCCCGCAGTGCTCTTAGCCTACGTGCTCACCCCCGCCTACAATCCCGCGGAAGGCGTTAGGGAAGAGCAGACCACGGCAGAGGAGAGTCCGTCTGAAACGCCTCCGCAAAGGGAACCCCCGCCTCCCGACCCTGAAGCCGCCGGCGGGCGCGAAACTCCTCCAGGGTAA
- a CDS encoding PIG-L deacetylase family protein, protein MAVFAHPDDEIGAAGTLALHARRGDRVLLVWMTKGELASQFGGLEEARVAEIREGHGAHVAQLIGAEYRFLPFRDTFLTGGREEALALARLMAEFQPDAVITWDPLDVHPDHRATHQAVLSALKFCRIPKLVGKAHRKPVRLYHYPRKELLRPWLYVDTAATQEVAEAVFAFYQEFYRWPLTLEEFRARRRLQGREAGVPFAEAFQTDSPLPWSALP, encoded by the coding sequence ATGGCGGTGTTCGCCCATCCCGATGACGAGATCGGGGCTGCAGGCACCCTGGCCCTCCACGCCCGGCGAGGGGACCGGGTGCTTTTGGTCTGGATGACCAAGGGGGAGTTGGCAAGCCAGTTCGGAGGGCTGGAGGAGGCCAGGGTGGCCGAAATCCGGGAGGGGCACGGGGCCCATGTGGCCCAGTTGATCGGGGCCGAGTACCGGTTTCTACCCTTTCGCGATACCTTTCTCACCGGGGGCAGGGAGGAAGCCCTGGCCTTGGCTCGGTTGATGGCCGAGTTCCAGCCGGATGCGGTGATCACCTGGGATCCCCTGGACGTCCACCCTGACCACCGGGCCACGCACCAGGCGGTCCTTTCCGCCTTGAAGTTCTGCCGCATACCCAAACTCGTGGGGAAAGCGCACCGGAAGCCAGTACGGCTTTACCACTATCCCAGAAAGGAGCTTTTGAGACCGTGGCTCTACGTGGATACCGCCGCCACCCAAGAGGTGGCCGAGGCGGTGTTTGCCTTTTACCAGGAGTTCTACCGCTGGCCCCTTACCCTGGAGGAGTTTCGCGCCCGCCGGCGGCTTCAGGGTCGGGAGGCGGGGGTTCCCTTTGCGGAGGCGTTTCAGACGGACTCTCCTCTGCCGTGGTCTGCTCTTCCCTAA
- a CDS encoding PhoU domain-containing protein — protein sequence MAFLAGLALLLLGLYLIGEGLSSVKGKRYLLARAFSRPGSLLFSGLLLGLLSGSGTGLSLLALGLWEGGIFSLGQAALLSLAATAGASGWVGVVALAQREVAEVLLALGLPLFLFRGSRSGGLVLLGLGLLFLGFLEMGQGAKAFAPLLSLLNPGPWALYLVGIVLAFFLGTANGVAALALALGPFWGQGGSMALTLGAGVGVSGALFLAALGGRREGWALGVVLLGHRFLFSLPFLLLLGPLGGLGVVGLHLLSHLAYAIAFLPLQGRYLRLTEGLFPRRTVSPKYLSPEALETPSLAYALVQRELGRVADAVRNMLARAVRILAQEEGGEADLEALEDKVDRLTREVVLYTAELSTRTRDERAVRFFVAASELEHLGDLVRRVVRQAAKLWAQGLTFSPEGKEDLLEAGRLVLGRLERMAAALATGDKALAEGVLSEEGEVAAFLDRLRRAHLSRLESGRAESRATTLAHLDLLITLEEVSGGVDRLCRLVLEL from the coding sequence GTGGCCTTTCTGGCGGGCCTTGCCCTTTTGCTTTTGGGTTTGTACCTGATCGGGGAGGGGCTTTCCTCGGTCAAGGGAAAGAGATACCTGCTGGCCCGGGCCTTTTCCAGGCCGGGGAGCCTTCTATTTTCCGGTCTTCTCCTGGGGCTTCTTTCGGGTAGCGGCACTGGCCTTTCCCTCCTAGCTTTGGGGCTTTGGGAAGGGGGAATCTTCTCCCTGGGGCAGGCCGCCCTCCTTTCCCTGGCCGCCACCGCTGGGGCCAGCGGCTGGGTGGGGGTGGTAGCCCTGGCGCAAAGGGAGGTGGCCGAGGTCCTGCTGGCCTTGGGCCTCCCCCTTTTCCTTTTCCGGGGAAGCCGAAGTGGCGGGTTGGTCCTTTTGGGCTTGGGCCTTCTTTTCCTGGGCTTTTTGGAGATGGGGCAGGGGGCCAAGGCTTTTGCGCCCCTTTTGAGCCTGCTTAATCCGGGTCCATGGGCCCTGTACCTGGTGGGGATCGTCCTGGCTTTTTTCTTGGGAACCGCCAACGGGGTGGCGGCCTTGGCCCTGGCCCTTGGGCCCTTTTGGGGACAGGGGGGGAGCATGGCCTTGACCCTGGGGGCGGGAGTGGGGGTTTCGGGAGCCCTTTTTCTGGCGGCCTTGGGGGGCAGGCGGGAGGGATGGGCTTTAGGGGTGGTCCTTTTGGGGCATCGCTTTCTCTTTTCCCTGCCCTTTTTGCTTCTGCTTGGGCCGCTTGGGGGGCTGGGGGTGGTGGGGCTCCACCTTCTAAGCCACCTGGCCTACGCCATAGCCTTTCTTCCCCTCCAGGGGCGTTACTTGCGCCTTACCGAAGGTCTCTTTCCCCGCCGCACCGTAAGCCCCAAGTACCTTTCCCCCGAGGCTTTGGAAACCCCTAGCCTGGCCTACGCCCTGGTGCAGCGGGAGCTTGGCCGGGTAGCGGATGCCGTGCGGAACATGCTGGCGCGGGCGGTGCGGATCCTGGCCCAGGAGGAAGGGGGCGAGGCGGACCTCGAGGCGCTGGAGGACAAGGTGGACCGGCTTACCCGGGAGGTGGTCCTCTATACCGCCGAGCTTTCCACCCGCACCCGGGACGAGCGGGCGGTGCGGTTTTTCGTGGCGGCCAGTGAGCTTGAGCACCTCGGGGACCTGGTGCGCCGGGTGGTGCGCCAGGCGGCGAAGCTTTGGGCCCAGGGCCTCACCTTTAGCCCGGAAGGCAAAGAGGACCTTTTAGAGGCGGGAAGGTTGGTGCTAGGACGCTTGGAGCGCATGGCAGCCGCCTTGGCCACGGGGGACAAGGCCCTGGCGGAGGGGGTTTTGTCCGAGGAAGGGGAGGTGGCGGCCTTTCTGGATCGCCTGCGCCGGGCCCACCTGAGCCGTTTGGAGAGCGGTCGGGCGGAAAGCCGGGCCACCACCTTGGCCCACCTGGACCTCCTCATCACCCTGGAAGAGGTTTCCGGTGGGGTGGACAGGCTTTGCCGCCTGGTCCTGGAGCTTTAA
- the menC gene encoding o-succinylbenzoate synthase, with product MRIEAAELRILELPLKFRFETSFGVQTKRTILLLRLFGEGLEGLGEGVMEKLPLYREETVASARYLLEEVFLPQILGRDLPNPEALGQVLNPFRGNPMAKAVLEMAFWDLFAKSLGKPLWQVLGGVRERVEVGVSLGIQPSIADTLKVVEKHLAQGYRRIKLKIKPGWDYEVLKAVRQAFPEATLTADANSAYRLADFPRLRRLDELFLDYIEQPLGYDDLLDHAKLGRELATPICLDESLTSSEKARKAIELMAGRVFNIKPARLGGHGESLKVHALAQSAGIPLWMGGMLEAGVGRAHNLHLATLPAFTKPGDVSSSSRYWEEDIVEEALEAEEGLMPVPEGPGIGVHLKLPMVERITLWQRHMSAS from the coding sequence GTGCGCATAGAGGCGGCCGAGCTGCGCATCCTGGAACTTCCCCTGAAGTTCCGCTTTGAGACCAGCTTCGGGGTGCAGACCAAAAGGACCATCCTCCTCCTGAGGCTTTTCGGGGAGGGCCTCGAGGGGCTTGGGGAAGGGGTGATGGAAAAGCTTCCCCTCTACCGGGAGGAGACCGTGGCCAGCGCCCGCTACCTCCTGGAGGAGGTCTTCCTGCCCCAGATTCTGGGAAGGGATTTGCCCAACCCCGAGGCCCTGGGCCAGGTCCTTAACCCTTTCCGGGGCAACCCCATGGCCAAGGCGGTCCTGGAGATGGCCTTCTGGGACCTCTTTGCCAAGAGCCTGGGAAAGCCCCTTTGGCAGGTCCTGGGCGGGGTGAGGGAGCGGGTGGAGGTGGGGGTTTCCCTGGGCATCCAGCCCTCCATCGCCGACACCTTGAAGGTGGTGGAGAAGCACCTGGCCCAGGGGTACCGGCGCATCAAGCTCAAGATCAAACCGGGCTGGGACTACGAGGTGCTGAAAGCCGTGCGCCAGGCCTTCCCCGAGGCCACCCTCACCGCCGACGCCAACAGCGCCTACCGCCTCGCCGACTTCCCCCGGCTTAGGCGCTTGGACGAGCTCTTCTTAGACTACATCGAGCAACCCCTGGGCTACGACGACCTCCTGGACCACGCCAAGCTCGGGCGGGAGCTCGCCACCCCCATCTGCCTGGACGAAAGCCTAACCTCCTCGGAAAAGGCGAGAAAGGCCATAGAGCTCATGGCGGGAAGGGTGTTCAACATCAAGCCGGCCCGGCTTGGGGGCCACGGGGAAAGCCTCAAGGTCCACGCCCTGGCCCAAAGCGCCGGGATCCCCCTCTGGATGGGAGGAATGCTGGAGGCTGGGGTAGGTCGGGCCCATAACCTCCACCTGGCTACCCTGCCCGCCTTCACCAAGCCGGGGGACGTGAGCTCCAGTAGCCGCTACTGGGAGGAGGACATTGTGGAGGAGGCCCTCGAGGCGGAGGAGGGCCTCATGCCCGTGCCCGAGGGTCCAGGTATCGGCGTGCATCTGAAGCTTCCCATGGTGGAGCGGATCACCCTATGGCAGAGGCACATGTCCGCGAGCTAA
- a CDS encoding EamA family transporter, with amino-acid sequence MQEIPPEWGSFLRFALALPFFFLVLRRLPPIQPLGQTLFLALSGVALFNLVFFQGIRLAPASDAAAVAAVYPLATALAYSLYFRWPLTRPLLRGLLFSGTGVVWLALVHAGHGSGPHRLLGDLFLITAALMWGLYSVGVSLAVRKRTP; translated from the coding sequence ATGCAGGAGATCCCCCCTGAGTGGGGATCCTTTCTCCGCTTCGCCCTGGCCCTGCCTTTCTTCTTCCTGGTGCTTCGGAGACTACCCCCGATCCAGCCCCTGGGCCAAACCCTCTTCCTGGCCTTAAGCGGGGTGGCCCTCTTCAACCTGGTCTTCTTCCAGGGCATCCGCCTGGCCCCAGCCTCCGATGCGGCGGCCGTGGCCGCCGTCTACCCTCTCGCCACCGCCTTGGCGTACAGCCTGTACTTCCGTTGGCCCCTGACCCGGCCCCTCCTCCGGGGCCTCCTCTTCTCGGGAACCGGGGTGGTCTGGCTGGCCCTGGTCCACGCGGGCCACGGGAGCGGCCCTCACCGCCTCCTCGGGGACCTCTTCCTGATAACCGCTGCCCTGATGTGGGGCCTTTACAGCGTGGGGGTAAGCCTGGCCGTGCGGAAGCGCACCCCCTAG
- a CDS encoding RsmD family RNA methyltransferase, which translates to MVRILGGKAKGVPLKVPASARPSPVRLRKALFDYLRLRYPKRGRFLDLYAGSGAVGLEAASEGFEAILVEKDQEAVALLKENLRRTGLRARIVPLPVEVFLPEAKARGERYTVAFMAPPYPLDLVQAFQALLESGLVEKGGLYILQHPKDLHLPFGERRVYGENALTLVEA; encoded by the coding sequence GTGGTGAGGATCCTGGGCGGCAAGGCCAAGGGGGTGCCCTTGAAGGTGCCGGCTTCGGCTAGACCCTCCCCCGTGCGCTTGCGGAAGGCTCTTTTTGACTACCTGCGCCTGCGCTACCCCAAGCGGGGGCGGTTTTTGGACCTCTATGCGGGGAGCGGGGCGGTGGGCCTCGAGGCGGCCAGCGAGGGCTTTGAGGCCATCCTGGTGGAGAAGGACCAGGAAGCGGTGGCCCTTCTTAAGGAAAACCTCCGCCGCACGGGGCTCCGGGCCCGGATCGTTCCCCTTCCCGTAGAGGTCTTCCTGCCGGAGGCCAAGGCCCGGGGCGAACGCTACACGGTGGCCTTCATGGCCCCACCCTATCCCCTGGACCTGGTTCAGGCCTTCCAGGCTCTCCTGGAAAGCGGCCTGGTGGAGAAGGGAGGGCTTTACATCCTGCAACACCCTAAGGACCTGCACCTACCCTTCGGGGAGCGGCGGGTTTACGGGGAAAACGCCCTCACCCTGGTGGAGGCTTAG